In a single window of the Thermus amyloliquefaciens genome:
- a CDS encoding NADH-quinone oxidoreductase subunit A, which produces MAPIAEYVNILIYLGVALFIGTAALVVGALLGPKKPGKAKLMPYESGNDPAGEVRRFPVHFYVVAMLFILFDVEVAFLWPYAVSAGTLGLYGFLGVAGFTLLLFVGFLYEWWKGVMRWH; this is translated from the coding sequence TTGGCGCCAATAGCGGAGTACGTGAACATCCTGATCTATCTGGGAGTGGCCCTCTTCATCGGGACGGCAGCCCTGGTGGTGGGGGCCCTCCTGGGTCCCAAGAAACCGGGGAAGGCCAAGCTGATGCCCTACGAGTCGGGGAATGACCCCGCGGGGGAGGTCAGGCGCTTTCCCGTGCACTTCTACGTGGTGGCCATGCTCTTCATCCTCTTTGACGTGGAGGTGGCCTTCCTGTGGCCCTATGCGGTGAGCGCAGGCACCCTGGGCCTTTACGGCTTCTTGGGCGTGGCGGGCTTCACCCTGCTCCTTTTCGTGGGCTTCCTTTACGAGTGGTGGAAGGGGGTGATGCGGTGGCACTGA
- a CDS encoding Rad52/Rad22 family DNA repair protein, which yields MDEVWRKLSEPFPPGEVQWRIEALSRDRKRALVVPYVDARTVLDRLDRVVGPEGWQDTYEVLADAERTVKDERGERRERLVEVKCRLTVLEVTKEDVGEGDSLKAAFSDALKRAAVKFGVGRYLYRLEKQWVDYDPEKGRFTPPKLPEGEGPEATPPEEEKPEAHRLIDQLLERLREKGLGKEAAKIVTKYGGYGKTPEETKRLYGELRALLKG from the coding sequence ATGGACGAAGTTTGGCGGAAGCTCTCCGAACCCTTCCCCCCCGGCGAGGTGCAGTGGCGCATCGAAGCCCTAAGCCGGGACCGGAAGCGGGCCCTGGTGGTGCCCTACGTGGACGCCCGCACCGTCTTGGACCGCCTGGACCGGGTGGTGGGCCCCGAGGGCTGGCAGGACACCTACGAGGTGCTGGCGGACGCCGAGCGCACGGTGAAGGACGAGCGCGGGGAACGGCGGGAACGCCTGGTGGAGGTGAAGTGCCGCCTCACGGTCCTCGAGGTGACCAAGGAGGACGTGGGGGAAGGGGACTCCCTGAAGGCCGCCTTCTCCGACGCCTTGAAAAGGGCCGCGGTGAAGTTTGGGGTGGGCCGGTACCTCTACCGCCTCGAGAAGCAGTGGGTGGACTACGACCCGGAAAAGGGGCGCTTCACCCCCCCCAAGCTGCCCGAGGGGGAAGGCCCGGAGGCCACCCCCCCGGAGGAGGAGAAGCCCGAGGCCCACCGCCTCATTGACCAGCTGCTGGAGCGCCTTAGGGAAAAGGGCCTGGGCAAGGAGGCGGCCAAGATCGTCACCAAGTACGGGGGTTACGGCAAGACCCCCGAGGAGACCAAGCGGCTTTACGGGGAGCTCAGGGCCCTGCTCAAGGGATGA
- the rsmA gene encoding 16S rRNA (adenine(1518)-N(6)/adenine(1519)-N(6))-dimethyltransferase RsmA — protein sequence MLRDLLSPKGVRELLKRHGHFADKRFGQNFLVSEAHLRRIVEAAKPFTGPVYEVGPGLGVLTRALAEAGAQVTAIEKDLRLKAVLEETLEGLPVTLVFADALEFPWEEVPQGSLLVANLPYNIATPLITRLLQSGRFARLVFLVQKEVAERMVARPNTPAYGLLSLRVAYHAQAEKLFDLPPGAFFPPPKVQSSLVRLFPRKVPDDPRLFRLLEAAFAQRRKTLKNALSAAGFPKAKVEEALRSLGLPPEVRAEALDLEQFQRLKEVLYTAV from the coding sequence ATGCTTAGGGACTTGCTTTCCCCCAAAGGGGTGCGGGAGCTGCTCAAGCGCCATGGGCACTTCGCCGACAAGCGCTTTGGGCAAAACTTCCTCGTCTCCGAGGCCCACCTGAGGCGCATTGTGGAGGCGGCCAAACCCTTCACCGGGCCCGTCTACGAGGTGGGGCCTGGCCTTGGGGTCCTGACCCGGGCCCTGGCGGAGGCGGGGGCACAGGTTACGGCCATTGAAAAGGACCTGCGGCTAAAGGCCGTGCTGGAGGAAACCCTAGAGGGCCTGCCGGTGACCTTGGTCTTTGCCGATGCCCTCGAGTTCCCGTGGGAAGAGGTACCGCAAGGAAGCCTCCTGGTGGCCAACCTCCCCTACAACATCGCCACCCCCCTCATCACCCGCCTTCTGCAAAGCGGCCGCTTCGCCCGCCTGGTCTTCCTGGTGCAAAAGGAGGTGGCGGAACGCATGGTGGCCCGGCCCAACACCCCCGCCTACGGCCTCCTCTCCCTACGGGTGGCCTACCACGCCCAGGCGGAAAAGCTCTTTGACCTCCCCCCCGGGGCCTTCTTCCCTCCTCCCAAGGTGCAAAGCAGCCTCGTGCGCCTCTTTCCCCGAAAGGTACCCGACGACCCCAGGCTTTTCCGGCTTCTGGAGGCCGCCTTCGCCCAGCGGCGCAAGACCCTGAAAAACGCCCTTTCCGCCGCAGGGTTTCCCAAGGCGAAGGTGGAAGAGGCCCTAAGGAGCCTGGGCCTCCCCCCGGAGGTCCGGGCGGAAGCCTTAGACCTGGAGCAGTTTCAACGGCTCAAGGAGGTTCTTTACACCGCGGTGTAG
- a CDS encoding metallophosphoesterase → MRIIAIGDLHGNFPALWRILKAEGLADPGLRPTGELVSGRTHLVLLGDLVHPKTPGAYERLTGLSPFNPQDPNHLRLAAGAQIRELYRIKAFQEAAKGQVTILLGNHEEAVLKGYPILGNRHLKHLEFHPEHGGRPLPEALKTWMAGFPREVVFHGVHFAHVGPVPWLQEYDELFYAQSEPKTWWFRTPDYVERMGYRFGVYGHVPLKEGILLKERFALIDALDLGEYLEIFPEEEPLRPRVKRLNHA, encoded by the coding sequence ATGAGGATCATCGCCATCGGGGACCTCCACGGCAACTTCCCCGCCCTCTGGCGCATCTTGAAGGCGGAGGGGTTGGCCGACCCCGGCCTTAGGCCCACGGGGGAACTGGTATCGGGAAGGACCCACCTGGTCCTCCTGGGGGACCTGGTCCACCCCAAGACCCCAGGGGCCTACGAGCGCCTCACGGGGCTTAGCCCCTTCAACCCCCAGGACCCCAACCACCTGCGCCTGGCGGCGGGGGCCCAGATCCGGGAACTCTACCGGATCAAGGCCTTCCAGGAAGCCGCCAAAGGACAGGTCACCATCCTGCTGGGCAACCACGAGGAGGCGGTGCTCAAAGGCTACCCCATCCTGGGCAACCGCCACCTGAAGCACCTGGAGTTCCACCCCGAGCACGGGGGGCGCCCCCTTCCCGAGGCCCTGAAGACCTGGATGGCGGGCTTTCCCCGGGAGGTGGTCTTCCATGGGGTACACTTCGCCCACGTGGGCCCCGTGCCCTGGCTCCAGGAATACGATGAGCTCTTCTACGCCCAAAGCGAGCCCAAGACCTGGTGGTTCCGCACCCCCGACTACGTGGAGCGCATGGGCTACCGCTTTGGCGTCTACGGCCATGTGCCCCTGAAGGAAGGGATCCTCCTTAAGGAGCGATTTGCCCTCATTGACGCCCTGGACCTGGGGGAGTACCTGGAGATCTTCCCAGAAGAAGAGCCCTTGCGCCCCCGGGTAAAACGCCTGAACCATGCTTAG